From Micromonospora sp. NBC_01699, a single genomic window includes:
- a CDS encoding carbohydrate ABC transporter permease, giving the protein MSTGTVPQQTRPARPTRPTRPTRLATVDGRQRTGIGGWAILLILALFAVGPLIIFVFAAFKTQSELVGDPFGLPADLLWSNFADAWNQAHMGRGLYNSLVLVAGTVLGTVVIAGLAAYAMARLDLPGAGSVILYLLVSSALPMQMFLVPLFYIWTRTGLYDTKLGLIIIYCATLTPFATLLLRAFLLTLPRELEEAARIDGAGELKIAARVILPNALSGILTVALVTALAAYNEFLFAVTFLQSESQMPISTSFFSFQQAYVQNAVLNAAAGLIMLLPMLGLFLVLQRRFVAGIANTGMAG; this is encoded by the coding sequence GTGAGCACCGGAACGGTCCCACAGCAGACCCGTCCAGCCCGCCCGACCCGCCCGACCCGCCCGACCCGGCTGGCCACCGTGGACGGCCGGCAACGAACCGGCATCGGCGGGTGGGCGATCCTGCTCATCCTCGCGCTGTTCGCCGTCGGCCCGCTCATCATCTTCGTCTTCGCCGCGTTCAAGACCCAGTCCGAACTCGTCGGCGACCCGTTCGGCCTGCCGGCGGACCTGCTGTGGTCGAACTTCGCCGACGCGTGGAACCAGGCGCACATGGGGCGCGGCCTCTACAACAGCCTGGTCCTGGTCGCTGGAACGGTGCTCGGCACCGTGGTCATCGCCGGGCTCGCCGCGTACGCGATGGCCCGGCTCGACCTGCCCGGAGCCGGCAGCGTCATCCTCTACCTGTTGGTCAGTAGCGCGCTCCCGATGCAGATGTTCCTGGTACCGCTGTTCTACATCTGGACCCGCACCGGGCTCTACGACACCAAGCTCGGTTTGATCATCATCTACTGCGCCACCCTCACGCCGTTCGCGACGCTGCTGCTGCGGGCGTTCCTGCTGACCCTGCCGCGCGAGTTGGAGGAGGCCGCCCGGATCGACGGGGCCGGTGAACTGAAGATCGCCGCCCGGGTCATCCTGCCCAACGCCCTGTCCGGCATTCTCACCGTCGCGCTGGTGACCGCGCTCGCCGCGTACAACGAGTTCCTGTTCGCCGTGACCTTCCTACAGTCCGAGTCACAGATGCCGATCTCCACCTCGTTCTTCTCCTTCCAACAGGCGTACGTCCAGAACGCCGTGCTCAACGCGGCGGCCGGCCTGATCATGCTGTTGCCGATGTTGGGCCTGTTCCTGGTCCTGCAACGGCGCTTCGTGGCCGGCATCGCGAACACCGGGATGGCCGGATGA
- a CDS encoding ribokinase → MSTVIVVGSVNIDVVAVGDRMPLPGETVTMGQLTETHGGKGGNQAAAAATLGATVHLVAAVGDDPRGTAARRDLAARGVIDDAVTTAPGPTGVAIVLVDRAGENSIAVVPGANAALTPALVVSALTAVTGSDVVVVACLEVPLEAIEAAASTARARGWQFVLNPAPASPLPAALLRLVSVLTPNETELSVLGGIDALLAAGVGAVVVTAGAAGCRVYVTGTAPVRVPASPATVIDTTGAGDAFTAALAVGLSDGRSLLDAARWAAAAGAIATEGFGARGCLPARPQVAARLARTGRADPTHL, encoded by the coding sequence ATGAGCACGGTGATCGTCGTCGGATCCGTCAACATCGACGTGGTCGCCGTCGGCGACCGGATGCCGCTGCCCGGCGAGACCGTCACGATGGGACAGCTCACCGAGACGCACGGCGGCAAGGGCGGCAACCAGGCCGCCGCCGCGGCCACCCTCGGCGCGACCGTCCACCTGGTCGCCGCCGTGGGCGACGACCCTCGGGGTACGGCGGCCCGCCGCGACCTCGCCGCCCGGGGGGTGATCGACGACGCGGTGACGACGGCCCCCGGCCCTACCGGGGTCGCGATCGTCCTGGTCGACCGGGCGGGCGAGAACTCCATCGCCGTTGTCCCCGGCGCCAACGCGGCGCTGACCCCAGCGCTGGTCGTCTCCGCGCTGACGGCGGTCACCGGCAGCGACGTCGTCGTGGTCGCCTGCCTGGAGGTCCCGCTCGAAGCCATCGAGGCCGCGGCGTCGACCGCGAGAGCGCGAGGCTGGCAATTCGTGCTGAACCCCGCCCCGGCCAGCCCGCTGCCGGCGGCACTACTCCGCCTCGTCTCCGTGCTCACCCCCAACGAGACGGAACTGTCCGTGCTCGGTGGGATCGATGCGCTGCTGGCAGCGGGCGTGGGGGCCGTCGTGGTCACAGCGGGGGCGGCCGGCTGCCGCGTGTACGTGACCGGGACGGCCCCGGTACGGGTGCCCGCGTCCCCGGCCACCGTGATCGACACGACCGGCGCGGGCGACGCGTTCACGGCCGCCCTGGCCGTCGGATTGTCCGACGGCCGTTCGCTGCTCGACGCGGCCCGCTGGGCGGCAGCGGCCGGAGCGATCGCGACGGAGGGTTTCGGTGCCCGCGGCTGCCTGCCGGCCCGACCACAGGTCGCCGCCCGGCTGGCCCGCACCGGGCGGGCGGACCCGACGCATCTGTAA
- a CDS encoding LacI family DNA-binding transcriptional regulator — translation MPRPRIGDVAEIAGVSRTTVSHALSGRRPVSAETRAKVQAAVKELNYRANQLAVSLRTQRTQTIAFVMSDITNPFYPMVARGVQDAISDAGYQVVVCSTDGDAAREVAFITDMLSRAVDGLVIDLFRTPADALEGLLGTHPPVVMLGPMKSPPIGDRVHGDDRVSVAEATRHLLRRGRTRIAFVGATRIGPAVGRLGGYEDALLGAGLAVDPKLVIRSDYSRRGARAAVTAALGDGVTLDAMVCVNDLVAIGAIEALRDAGRVVPDDVAVVGFDDIEAAALVRPALTTIDNRAYEKGTVCGRLLLRRITGELDGPARDIVVPGALIVRESA, via the coding sequence ATGCCCCGACCTCGCATCGGTGACGTCGCGGAGATCGCCGGCGTGAGCCGGACGACCGTGTCGCACGCGCTGAGCGGTCGACGGCCGGTCTCCGCCGAGACCAGGGCGAAGGTTCAGGCCGCGGTCAAGGAACTCAACTACCGGGCCAACCAACTCGCGGTGAGCCTGCGGACCCAGCGCACCCAGACCATCGCGTTCGTCATGTCCGACATCACCAACCCGTTCTATCCGATGGTCGCCCGCGGCGTGCAGGACGCGATCAGCGACGCCGGCTACCAGGTGGTGGTCTGTAGCACCGACGGCGACGCCGCCCGAGAGGTCGCCTTCATCACCGACATGCTGAGCAGGGCGGTCGACGGCCTGGTCATCGACCTGTTCCGGACGCCCGCCGACGCCCTCGAAGGGCTGCTGGGCACGCACCCGCCGGTGGTCATGCTCGGCCCGATGAAGTCACCGCCGATCGGCGACCGGGTGCATGGCGACGACCGGGTCAGCGTGGCCGAGGCAACCCGGCACCTGCTGCGCCGGGGCCGTACCCGGATCGCGTTCGTCGGGGCGACCCGGATCGGCCCGGCCGTCGGTCGACTCGGCGGCTACGAGGACGCGCTGCTCGGCGCCGGGCTGGCCGTCGACCCCAAACTGGTCATCAGATCCGACTACAGCAGGCGCGGCGCCCGCGCCGCCGTCACGGCCGCCCTCGGCGACGGCGTCACCCTCGACGCGATGGTGTGCGTCAACGATCTCGTCGCCATCGGCGCGATCGAAGCGCTCCGGGACGCCGGACGCGTCGTACCCGATGACGTGGCGGTGGTCGGTTTCGACGACATCGAGGCCGCCGCCCTCGTCCGCCCCGCACTGACAACCATCGACAACCGCGCCTACGAGAAGGGGACGGTCTGTGGCCGGCTGCTTCTCCGGCGGATAACCGGGGAACTCGACGGGCCCGCCCGCGACATCGTCGTACCCGGTGCCCTCATCGTGCGGGAGTCGGCGTGA
- a CDS encoding HpcH/HpaI aldolase family protein: MTTPDPNATRPTARAFVDRLRRRDRALGYWVVLDSPVSTERIARLGYDYVCVDAQHGLVEYAGILRGLTAIDAGGGSVGLVRVGANDPYHIGQALDAGAAGVIVPLVDSVDDAVAAVASATYPPHGVRSYGPMRSALRVGPLPAEANASVACLAMIETAAGLANVERICTVPGLTGVYVGPSDLCLAVGGAYPGDPEVTDVFEAALARIRRAAADAGVAAGIHTAGGHDAANRLAEGFTFATVSSDLVHLERAAADHLRAAGIGGPV, encoded by the coding sequence GTGACCACACCCGACCCGAACGCCACCCGGCCCACCGCCCGCGCCTTCGTCGACCGGCTCCGGCGCCGCGACCGCGCGCTCGGCTACTGGGTGGTGCTCGACTCCCCGGTGTCCACCGAACGGATCGCCCGGCTCGGCTACGACTACGTCTGCGTCGACGCACAGCACGGGCTGGTCGAGTACGCGGGCATCCTGCGCGGGCTCACCGCGATCGACGCCGGTGGTGGGTCGGTGGGGCTGGTACGGGTCGGCGCGAACGACCCGTACCACATCGGACAGGCCTTGGACGCCGGTGCCGCCGGGGTGATCGTGCCGCTGGTGGACTCGGTCGACGACGCCGTCGCGGCGGTGGCCTCGGCGACGTACCCGCCGCACGGTGTCCGGTCGTACGGGCCGATGCGCTCGGCCCTGCGGGTGGGCCCGCTACCGGCCGAGGCCAACGCGTCCGTCGCCTGCCTGGCGATGATCGAGACGGCGGCCGGGCTGGCGAACGTCGAACGGATCTGCACCGTGCCGGGCCTCACCGGCGTCTACGTCGGCCCGTCCGACCTGTGCCTCGCCGTCGGCGGCGCCTACCCCGGCGACCCCGAGGTGACCGACGTGTTCGAGGCGGCCCTGGCCCGGATCCGCCGGGCCGCCGCCGACGCCGGGGTGGCGGCCGGCATCCACACCGCCGGTGGCCACGACGCGGCGAACCGGCTGGCCGAGGGCTTCACCTTCGCAACGGTCTCGTCCGACCTCGTGCACCTGGAACGGGCGGCGGCCGACCACCTCCGGGCCGCCGGGATCGGCGGCCCGGTGTAG
- a CDS encoding beta-1,3-glucanase family protein: MRTGKKLLGVVAALVLAVPAAITAAPPPAQAVGPNLLPFTVTNNTGRGDAVYLYVLGVNLNTGRLGYVNAGGTFTPWAPGSNPPSPAPDVSIAGPGNGGSTTIQLPRGLSGRVYMSLGERLKFFLTPDGLVQPAPWAGGDPNRDILFDWSEFTYNDAGLWLNSSQVDMFAVPHAVTVTGSSGATKRTGDLVNNGRDNVINQIRAQAGWADTVRTRADGTVLRVLAPGKAADAGLFSTTYLDPYINSAWAAYAGRTLTVVPFTDQPNTRFLGRTSGNVMTFTNPAGQQVASFNRPSSANVWGCDGNLSAPNDQIVGPIARTLCAALHRSTLGTIDTQPGGGPADFYRGALTNHYSRIIHANMVDGKAYGFAFDDVQAQESLVHDGDPRAAGIVLTPFGSGGSTPPPATGSPIISNWHNKCVDVPNWNFTDGQRLIVWNCTGGTNQAWTFTNGTLRTQNNKCMDVAWGGTANGSIIQIATCSGNAAQQFVLSAAGDLVNPQANKCVDIAEWNPNNDAVLHLWECSGGANQKWRRG, translated from the coding sequence GTGCGTACCGGAAAGAAGTTGCTGGGCGTGGTCGCCGCGCTCGTGTTGGCGGTCCCCGCCGCCATCACCGCGGCCCCGCCGCCGGCCCAGGCCGTCGGCCCGAACCTGCTGCCCTTCACGGTCACCAACAACACCGGCCGGGGCGACGCCGTCTACCTGTACGTCCTGGGCGTCAACCTCAACACCGGCCGACTCGGCTACGTCAACGCGGGCGGTACGTTCACCCCGTGGGCCCCCGGATCGAACCCGCCCTCGCCGGCGCCGGACGTCTCCATCGCCGGACCGGGCAACGGCGGCAGCACGACGATCCAGCTGCCACGCGGGCTCTCCGGCCGCGTCTACATGTCCCTCGGCGAGCGGCTCAAGTTCTTCCTCACCCCGGACGGTCTCGTGCAGCCCGCCCCCTGGGCCGGCGGCGACCCGAACCGCGACATCCTGTTCGACTGGAGCGAGTTCACCTACAACGACGCCGGACTGTGGCTCAACAGCTCGCAGGTCGACATGTTCGCGGTGCCGCACGCCGTCACCGTCACCGGCAGCAGCGGTGCCACCAAGCGGACCGGTGACCTGGTCAACAACGGCCGGGACAACGTGATCAACCAGATCCGGGCGCAGGCCGGCTGGGCGGACACCGTACGCACCCGCGCGGACGGCACGGTGCTGCGGGTTCTCGCGCCGGGCAAGGCCGCCGACGCCGGTCTGTTCAGCACCACGTACCTGGACCCGTACATCAACAGCGCGTGGGCGGCGTACGCCGGCCGGACGCTGACCGTGGTGCCGTTCACCGACCAGCCCAACACGAGGTTCCTCGGCCGGACCTCCGGCAACGTGATGACCTTCACCAACCCGGCCGGTCAACAGGTCGCCTCGTTCAACCGGCCCTCCAGCGCCAACGTGTGGGGCTGCGACGGCAACCTCAGCGCGCCGAACGACCAGATAGTGGGGCCGATCGCCCGTACGCTCTGCGCGGCGCTGCACCGCAGCACGCTGGGCACCATCGACACCCAGCCGGGCGGCGGGCCGGCGGACTTCTACCGGGGTGCGCTCACCAACCACTACTCGCGGATCATCCACGCGAACATGGTGGACGGCAAGGCGTACGGTTTCGCCTTCGACGACGTCCAGGCGCAGGAGTCCCTGGTGCACGACGGCGATCCGCGCGCCGCCGGTATCGTGCTCACCCCGTTCGGGTCGGGTGGCTCGACCCCGCCGCCGGCCACCGGCAGCCCGATCATCAGCAACTGGCACAACAAGTGCGTCGACGTGCCGAACTGGAACTTCACGGACGGCCAACGGTTGATCGTGTGGAACTGCACCGGCGGCACCAACCAGGCGTGGACGTTCACCAACGGCACCCTGCGTACGCAGAACAACAAGTGCATGGATGTCGCCTGGGGTGGCACCGCCAACGGCAGCATCATCCAGATCGCCACGTGCAGCGGCAACGCCGCCCAGCAGTTCGTGCTCAGCGCCGCCGGCGACCTGGTCAACCCGCAGGCGAACAAGTGCGTCGACATCGCGGAATGGAACCCGAACAACGACGCCGTGCTGCATCTGTGGGAGTGTTCCGGCGGCGCCAACCAGAAGTGGCGCCGGGGCTGA
- a CDS encoding carbohydrate ABC transporter permease, whose amino-acid sequence MTAPTPTLAETPPAARTGGRPRRRSVRRRTRLVAWLFMLPLIVVNFTVILWPAVQSVYYSFTDWSGIGPGRWIGFANYTRMLADEEFRSALSHNLVWTAISLVMPMLLGLVGAYLLSRLRRFQVLFRLAYFIPYTVASVVSAAVWENLLSPDSGIGRILGVNFLGDQNLALGTVAVVNTWAFWGFLVVVFLASMQSVNPALYESASLDGAGPLRQFVSITLPSIRPTLVFLVVQTIIWSFLAFDFVYILTQGGPAGATEVLSTLLYRNAFANLEAGYASAIGVVMALFTAVIVVTYQVLRRVRRWEA is encoded by the coding sequence ATGACCGCCCCGACCCCCACCCTCGCCGAGACCCCGCCGGCCGCCCGAACCGGCGGCCGGCCACGGCGACGCAGCGTACGCCGACGCACCAGGCTGGTGGCATGGCTGTTCATGCTCCCGCTGATCGTCGTCAACTTCACGGTGATCCTCTGGCCCGCCGTCCAGTCCGTCTACTACTCGTTCACCGACTGGTCCGGAATCGGTCCGGGCAGGTGGATCGGGTTCGCCAACTACACCCGGATGCTGGCCGACGAGGAGTTCCGGTCGGCCCTGTCGCACAACCTGGTGTGGACCGCCATCAGTCTGGTGATGCCGATGCTGCTCGGGCTGGTCGGCGCCTACCTGCTGTCCCGGCTGCGCCGGTTCCAGGTGCTCTTCCGGCTGGCCTACTTCATCCCGTACACCGTGGCGAGCGTGGTCAGCGCCGCCGTCTGGGAGAACCTGCTCTCCCCGGACAGCGGCATCGGGCGGATCCTCGGGGTCAACTTCCTCGGTGACCAGAATCTTGCGCTCGGGACCGTCGCCGTCGTCAACACCTGGGCCTTCTGGGGATTCCTCGTCGTCGTCTTCCTGGCCTCGATGCAGTCGGTGAATCCGGCGCTCTACGAGTCGGCGTCGCTCGACGGCGCGGGACCGCTGCGCCAGTTCGTGTCGATCACGCTGCCGAGCATCCGACCGACCCTGGTCTTCCTGGTCGTCCAGACGATCATCTGGTCGTTCCTCGCCTTCGACTTCGTCTACATCCTCACCCAGGGCGGCCCGGCGGGCGCGACCGAGGTGCTCAGCACGCTGCTCTACCGCAACGCCTTCGCCAACCTCGAAGCCGGCTACGCCTCCGCGATCGGCGTGGTCATGGCCCTGTTCACCGCGGTCATCGTCGTCACCTACCAGGTACTGCGCCGAGTCAGGAGGTGGGAGGCGTGA
- a CDS encoding ABC transporter substrate-binding protein, translated as MPHTPAGLSRRNLLSIGGGTALAAFLSACAGGGGAPGGKSDKLAIWSGFATKDAENWYRKNVVEVFNREHPKVPVEMSIKQFDTVERQLQTALAAGSAPDILSAAGPGPLREYAAAGHLIPLDDYARKLGWNDRILDWAMQTGVIDGKLLALPTSYESMLVFYNPATLAKHGWTYPKTRAEFEAICTEAKAKGMIPVSAGNADYKNANEWHVSVLLNHAAGPDAVRRALKGEIKFTDPVFVDAVEQGRKYFVDGWWGGAVDRYFTNSFAKQYEQLAKGEAVFNITGSWGLAEIEPFFGAAAGNDQEWAWGAIPSLRDGVPQDIWELALGGTYSINAKSKNPDVAADWIDFNMSDPKRLARGLAEAGFQLPPIGVAEADFPADIDKRVAGLFSAITTATDVGYTTWTFFPPKTVTYIIGSWEKLITGKIDSRGYCQGLAETFEPERAAGAVPPLPA; from the coding sequence ATGCCACACACCCCAGCCGGCCTGTCCCGCCGGAACCTGCTCTCCATCGGCGGCGGCACCGCCCTCGCCGCCTTCCTCAGCGCCTGCGCCGGTGGCGGCGGCGCTCCCGGCGGCAAGTCCGACAAGCTCGCCATCTGGTCGGGCTTCGCCACCAAGGACGCCGAAAACTGGTACCGGAAGAACGTCGTCGAGGTGTTCAACAGGGAGCACCCGAAGGTGCCGGTGGAGATGTCGATCAAGCAGTTCGACACCGTCGAGCGACAGCTTCAGACCGCGTTGGCCGCCGGCTCCGCGCCCGACATCCTCAGCGCCGCCGGTCCCGGCCCACTTCGGGAGTACGCCGCCGCCGGTCACCTGATCCCGCTCGACGACTATGCCAGGAAGCTCGGCTGGAACGACCGCATCCTTGACTGGGCGATGCAGACCGGCGTGATCGACGGCAAACTCCTCGCGCTGCCGACCAGCTACGAATCGATGCTGGTCTTCTACAACCCGGCGACCCTGGCCAAGCACGGCTGGACCTACCCGAAGACCCGCGCCGAGTTCGAGGCGATCTGCACGGAGGCCAAGGCCAAGGGAATGATCCCGGTCAGCGCCGGCAACGCCGACTACAAGAACGCCAACGAGTGGCACGTCTCGGTCCTGCTCAACCACGCCGCCGGCCCCGACGCGGTACGGCGGGCACTCAAGGGCGAGATCAAGTTCACCGATCCGGTCTTCGTCGACGCGGTCGAACAGGGGCGGAAGTACTTCGTCGACGGCTGGTGGGGCGGCGCGGTCGACCGCTACTTCACCAACAGCTTCGCCAAGCAGTACGAGCAGCTCGCCAAGGGCGAGGCGGTTTTCAACATCACCGGCTCGTGGGGCCTGGCCGAGATCGAACCGTTCTTCGGCGCGGCGGCCGGCAACGACCAGGAGTGGGCCTGGGGCGCCATCCCGTCGCTGCGCGACGGCGTACCGCAGGACATCTGGGAACTGGCCCTCGGCGGCACCTACTCGATCAACGCGAAGTCGAAGAACCCCGACGTGGCCGCCGACTGGATCGACTTCAACATGTCGGACCCGAAGCGGCTGGCCCGGGGCCTCGCCGAGGCCGGCTTCCAGCTCCCGCCGATCGGCGTCGCCGAAGCCGACTTCCCCGCCGACATCGACAAGCGGGTCGCCGGGCTGTTCAGCGCGATCACCACCGCGACCGACGTCGGCTACACCACCTGGACCTTCTTCCCGCCCAAGACCGTCACCTACATCATCGGGAGCTGGGAGAAGCTCATCACCGGCAAGATCGATTCGAGGGGGTACTGCCAGGGCCTGGCGGAAACCTTCGAACCCGAACGCGCCGCCGGCGCCGTACCGCCGCTTCCGGCGTAG